CCGATGACGCCCTGCCAGACGGCGAGACCACCAACCGCGCCATCGAACTATTGCAGGAGCTTAAAGATCGCCGGTTCTTTCTGGCGGTAGGATATTTAAAGCCGCACCTTCCTTTTGTGGCGCCCAAAAAATACTACGACCTCTATCGAAAAGAGGACATTCCTCTGGCGGCGAATCCGTTTCCGCCCAAGGATTGTCCCCCCATCGCCCTGACGAACTGGGGCGAACTCCGCGCCTACCAGGGGATTCCTGCCGCGGGCCCTCTGCCGGACTCGATGGCCCGGGATCTGGTACACGGGTATTATGCGGCGACCAGCTATGTCGATGCCCAGATTGGCCGTCTGCTGGCCGAGGTGGATCGCCTTGGGCTGCGCGATTCAACCATCGTGGTCCTGTGGGGCGATCATGGCTGGCACCTCGGCGATCATGGTCTGTGGTGTAAACACACGAATTTCGAAACTGCCACGCGGAGTCTCCTCATTTTCCGGGTGCCCGGCCAGCCACATCCCGGGGCCAAGACGGATGCGCTCGTCGAATTCGTGGATATTTATCCAACGTTGTGCGAACTCTGCGGCCTGCCGATTCCAGAGGGGCTGGAAGGAACCAGCCTCGTTCCACTCTTCGAGAATCCCCAACGCCCCTGGCAGAAGGCCGCCTTCAGCCAGTATCCGCGGGGGAAGGTGATGGGCTATTCCATGCGGACGGACCGTTATCGCTACACCGAGTGGCGACCGTCGGGCGGAGGCGAGCCTGTGGCGGTCGAACTGTACGACCACACCACAGACCCGCTCGAAAATGTCAACCTGGCTGGGCGACCGGAATACAAAGATCTTGTTGCCCAGCTTCATCAGCAGCTCGAAGCCGGCTGGAAGGCAGCAAAACCGGACAGTGAAGCGGCGTCCTTTCCCAAGATTTCCAAATAGTCATGTGTGAGCCGGACGCTCCCTCCGAGAAGATTTGCCTGGCGGTTGCGCGAACTCGGTGGCTTTACGGCACCTGAACCGGGTTCCCATCTCGGATATCACCCAGCCGGGCGTAGAGGGTGGTGTTGATGGTCTCGGAGATGAATTTCACGGACCCGTCCCCGAAGAGGAAGTTCGCTCCCCCGGGATGCTTGCTTCCGAAGCTGTAATCGGAAGGGCTCAGGCTGTTGATGATGTTATTCACCTCCTTGTTGTTTAAATAGGCGAAAGGACCGACGAGTCGGGCCCAGGAAGAAATTCTCCACTGTCCCTGCCAGTTGTTGTTTCCACCGGCCCAAAGCGGGAACACCCGATCGATCATCGTCCGTGTGACATTGGCAGTTTCCGAGACTTCTCCCACTGCGATGACATTACTTGAGCCGTCGGTGATATCGGCGAACGTCATGACGTAGTGGAAATTGTTGGTCTGGGCCAGCCGAAACATGCCGTTTTGCTCAGTGGCGCCCGACGGCCGACTCCAACTGGTCGCACCGTTGGCGATGAAGTAACTCGACCAGGGCTCGTCGCTTCCCAGGCAGCAGCAATAATTGGACTTCCCGTAACCGTCGTTATCTTCCTTGGGAAGAACATCACTGGGGCAGAGAAAGGCGGGAAGAATGGTCTTGGCTGCCACACCCCGCTGATTGTTTGGATTGCCATGGTTGTTTCTGACCTGGCACCACCAGTTGTAGGAGTCCGTGTTTTGAACGGGGTGACCGGTGGGCAGGGCCGGGGAGACCCCGGGAATTTCTCGAATCGCCCCGTGAACGAGGCGATTATCTCCGCCCGGAATATAGACCAGGGCGGCTCCCCCGCTGACCAGCGTGTCGTACATTTGCTTCTGTTCGATGAAGGGGAGGATATAAGCCCCCCAGGCGTAGTTGTCGTTGTCGTCGTCGGGTTGCCCGACGGGGAAAACCTTGTTCACATCATGGAAGTTGTGGATGGCTAGGCCGATCTGTTTCAGATTGTTTGAACACTGGCTTCGCCGGGCGGCCTCTCGCGCGGCCTGAACGGCAGGTAACAGAAGAGCGATCAAAATCCCAATAATCGCAATGACGACAAGCAACTCCACCAACGTAAACGCCTGCCGATGAGAACAACCACCAATCCGCATGAGTCACCTCCAGCTAGAGTAGAACCAATACCGCAGCCAAAGCCGTAACACCCTCAGCCAATTGCCTGGTCCCGTGTAGAATAGCTTATCCGGGGAGAAGTGACATGTCAATGACTTTGCTAGTGCAATTGTGCGATATTTTTACTCAGTGTGCGATAGGGTGGTGATCAATTTGTCTCTGCGTAAATGTTCTGGTTTGGTAATCCACGCGGATTTTTTGGCTGTCGGTTTCGTGCCGTGAGCGAAAAGGAGTCTTTTAAGGAGTCTTTTTCGGGGCGGCTTCGTGTCCCCTAAAAGATTTGCCGGCAAAGGTCGTAGCCTATCGCAAAGATAGCGGCATCAATGCAGGCATGACTGATCCATGGGGCGTAGAGCGTCCTCCAGCGGTGGAACATGACACACCAGACGATACCACCAATGGCTACGCCGGCTGAGAAAAGAATCTGATAGACCGAGCCCCAGCCGAAGTATTTGCCGAGAATGATGACATGATGCCCGGTGAACGCCACCGACGAGAGGAGACCGCTCATTTCGGCTGACAGAAAAAGCCGTAATTTTTCAAAAACAAATCCTCTCCAGTAGTACTCTTCCAGGAAAGAATGTGCCACCGAAATGACTGCCGCAAAGGCTAAAAATCGGCTCGGCGTGTCTATTCCGAAACCGATAATTTTGTTTTTAATGGCTGCGGTGGCCTCGCTGAACACGCCCATGGGCCTGAAAAGAAAGACATAAAGCAGCCCCATACCCGCTGCCACCGCAATCCCAAACCCCAAGCCGGCGAAAACTTCGATACGTCTTGGACCAGGGACCCGGAGAGAAATCCGATCCACGCACACAAGCCACGCAGCGGGAAGGAGCATCACCAGCTTCGCTGCGGCGTAAAGGGCTTGCTGAATCCAAGAGGGCAGTTCCTCGGCCAAAACAAAATACCCCACGGCGGATACCGTGGGGGTTACCATCAGGAACAACAGCACCAGGGCGAGTGCCCACCGTTTGACACCGCTTTCAGCAGCGGCTTCCATGGATCAGCCCTGAAGCACGGGCACCGGCAAAGGCTGAGTGGCCCGAGTCGGGGTGATCAACGGGTACTTGGGGCCCGGGGGTGCGTCGTGATATTCCAGCGGACCCACTGCCAATTGGTAGAGCCAGTGTCGGGCATTCCACACCGATTTCACGACGCCAATCATGCCGTGGATCTGCGTGAACACTCTCTCGGCCCACAGGGGATCGAACCGCGGCAGGGCCCGCAGCAGATTGAGAGGATTATAGAACGCGATATATCCCGCAAGCATGTTGAGTTGCCTTTGCAGGGGGCTGGAATGCGCCGTCGCAATGGCACGATTGCCGTCGTAGTGATAGTCCTCCACGGGTTGTCCCGCCACTCGCTTCAGGACGATGCCATCCTGATAGGGCTTTTCATATCCTTTGCTTCCCACGGAAGGAGTCAGGAGAGTGATTTGGCACGTGATCGCGCCCACTTTCCGCAGGAAGCCGACCTGATTGATCAGCCCACGGAGACTCCGCCAGGTCCACAGCGGTTGATTATCGTGATGCATCATCATGGGCATAGGGGCGATCCCATGCTTGATGAGCTCACGGAAGACCGTGATGGTCTTTTCCGGCGACTGTCCTTTCTTGACAAGATCGGCGGTGAGGTCTTCGATTCCAAACCAGATGCTCCGCAGGCCTGCCTTTCGGGCGAGGGGAATGAGATCCAGGTTCTTGTGCACGTCGAATTCCGTGGCTTCTGTGGCGAAAATGATCGAGTCACCCAGCGGCTTACGATCAATTTCGGCCTTGGCCATCACGGAGAAAATTTCCTCCACCGTTTGCCGATTGTTAAAGAAATTGTCGTCGGTGCCGAAGAAGAACCGGATTCCCGAGCGTTTGTAAATTCCTGTGAATTCTTCAACTAACCGTTCCGGGCTGCGGAACCGGAACGTGTCCTGGTTGTACGCCGGAATGGGACAATATGGGCAATGGAATTTGCACCCGTGGGTTGTGACTACCGCCAGGACCTTTGCGTATTTCCCAAGCTTCTCCGCGGGGAGTGGCTCAGGCGAGAGGGTCGTCTTTTTGTGCGGTGGCTCAAACAGTCCCAGGGCATCGAACGGTAGGGGAAGTTCGTCCAGATTCTGCACCAGGCGCTGCACACCCGTGTCGATGAGGTACTCTGGATGGCCACGTGGCGGATCTGGCCGGAAAACCAATCCGTGGATGTCATTGAGCAGGCCCTCCTCTCGCACCCGCTCAAATGCGGACCGGATGTGCTCGCCGGGCAGCTTGTTTTCAAGGATTCGGTCGAGCAGCTCGAGGAGGACGTACTCCTCACCGGTGCATACCACGTCGGCACCTACCGTTCCATCGTTGGAAAGGCCGAAGAAATCCCATGGTTCGTAGATCGCCTTGGCACCACCGGCGATGATCAGCGGGCGCTGGTCGCCCAGCGTCCAGGCATCTCGAATCAGATCGTACGCCCGGGCGCTATGGATCTGCATGCTGGAAACCAAAAGCAATTGAGGGACTTCGCCATCGATTCGGGCTTGGCTGGGACGAATATTCGGATTCCACTGCTGCATCACCACGCGGATCTTGCGGAATCCAGCCGCATACATGGCCGAGGCCAGCGCCCGGGGCGCGCCCGGAATCATGATGTCCTGGACCATCACGAATGGTCCGATACTTGTTCTGCGGTCAAAAGCATAAACGATCAGCGTGGGGATGTCTTCTTTAACAGCCCGTTCCCGCACGCTGCGTTCGAGCTCGCGGTACTTTCCGGGCAGGGTAAAACGGTCGTTCTTGGCACGTTTGGGTAATTCCACTGGAAAACCTCCATAAACACCACTAGTCACACACCTGAAAACCCACCTCCGCCGAGACCAGACCGACCTTCACGATCGCCCGGCTGGAAAAGGCTTGAGGAAATTATACGCGTCTTCCGGCCAATTACCAGTAAGCCATTCCCTATCTGTTGAGTCACCTATCGAATGCCGGCTCCTGTGAAACCATCAAATACCCGGCATCCCGCAGTTCCGGTCAGTTTGGTCACGTCTTCAGTCCTCTTAGCCTCCCGAAAATACGTGCAATCGTCTTTGGCCAAGGCCATCCTGCCAATTTAGATTGTCATTATGAGCCGAAGGCGAAACGCCATGCAACTCCGGTTTGGCTTGCCCCATCCCGACTTTTCCACTGCCGTCACGCGCAAATCGCACCTCGCCGAGACCTTCCGCGGGAGTGAAAACCAGCTCGGAGGGCCTGCCTGTCAGGTCCACATTGCGACGTTGGGCAATCCAAATGCGGGATTTATCTGCCAAGTTCAATTGCCGTAAAAATGTGGCGGCAATTTATGAATTGTCCCTACAACATATTGAACCTTTGGTGTCTGACACATCCCAGCGAAAAATGGATATGGATCAGCGGTTTATTCCTCGCCAACGTCAAAGTCTCGCTTCTCCACGTAAGTGTTATAAGTATCGTATGCCATTCGAATTGCCACAGAATCTGGGATCTGGAATCCCGCGGCACCCACCGGTTCCGAATCGACAAGTGACATCCAAGTCGGCTGCCCGTCCAGAGCAGCCGGCGGGCCACTTCATGGAACATCGCCGCCGCGCTCGCCAAACTCCAGCGCTGGTTGTGGATCGCCGACTATTTCCACCTGGGGAATCCCTGCAGGGGTATTGAGAAGGAAGATACCGGCGACATTCCCTCGTTGTTGACAGAAGCGTCTGGCGTCATTCGGACCGAGGATGAAAAACGCTGTAGCCAGGGCGTCCGCCTCGGCCGCCGTGGGGGCGAGTACCGTCACACTGAGCACCTCGTCGGCAGGATATCCGGTGCGGGGATCCAAAATGTGGCCGAACCGTTTTCCTTTGTGCCAGAAAAACTGAAGGGCTGTACCGGAGGTACCTAATCCCTGAGCTTTCAGCCAGACACGTCCGACCCGCCGCCCTGGGTGAAGGGGATCGCTCAAGCCGATCGGCCATCCCTGTGGGCCTTCCGTGCCCTCGGCTGGTGAAAGTTCCCAGGAGTCCCCCACGGCAAAGACACTGCTCAACCCTCCGTGGAGGGCAAAGTCCCCAATGCCTGCCTCAATAATCACCTTCGCTAGGCGATCTAGGGCGTATCCCTTGCCCACACTTCCTAGATTGAGCGCCACCCCTGGCTTGTGGAAGCGGATGGTTTGCCGCCGAGCGTCGAGTTCCACCCATCGCCACCCGCAGAGTTCCCGCGCTTCCCTGATTTCACTGTCACTTGGAAGTCGTCCTTCCCGCCGGGCGAAGCCCCACACCTGCCAAAGAGGAGCTGCCGTAATGTCGAATGCCCCGTCTGTTGCCTCCCATAGCTGGCGGCAATAAACCAGCAGTTCCCACAGTTCGGCCGACACCTCCACCTCCCGTTGAAAAGCCTCGGCATTGATCCGCCCAAGTTCTCCCTGAGGTCGAAAGAAGGACATCATGTCCTCCAGTGGTTCCAGCAGATCCAGAGCAGTTAGCCCGACTTCAACGGCGTTTTCATACTGGCCCAGGTTAAAAATGACCTGAAATTCGCTGGCCATAGCCCGCCGGCCTAACTGCAACTTGTAGGTCCCGCGTCGCGGAACGGTAGGTCGAGCGCCGGCCGTCTGCGGATTCGGCGTCTCTGCGTCGGCGGGGGCTGCTGTGGGCTCGACGGCATCGCTGAGTTGTCCGCGAGTCAGCCGTCGCAAAAAGTCGCGGCGATTGCTTTCTATTGTCATTGATACGAAAGACGCATCGGTTGCGAAATTGGTCGAAAGTCGGTACGGGACAGGTAACGACCATTGGTTCGGGCATGGCGTGAAGAACCTGCCCACGGATCATTCCGCGGCGATTCACCGGGCGTGTCTATCCTTTGATTTTACAAAACTTCTGCTTTGGCATGCGCAGTTTCAATATGGGCTGGTCAAAGCAGACACCTGGCGTGGGCAAAGAGAGTTAAGCCCGACTGATCAAGTTTCGCAGCTTCCCTTTCCGAATGTGCAGCAAGACGTGCCTTACTCCTGTGATTTTTCCTGGCCGGCAGATTTTCGCGTTTTGCGGAGACTGAGGATCAGTTGCACTTCGCCTACGGGCAGACCGGTTCGATGGGCGATCTCGTCAGGATCGTATCCGTAATCTGCCAGAGTGTAAATTTCTTCAGCCGGTCTGGCTTCGCGTGACGACCCTGCCACAACTTTTGCGTCGTGTTCCCCCGACTGCTCAGCGTCCGCTGGAGCATTGTCTGACTCGCTGGCAGGCCGAGCCGTAACCTCAGGCGGCACGGGGCCCGGCTCTCCACTGGCGGAACCCTGTGGGACATGCGGGGGCTCTGGCGACAAAACTCCAGCCGCCTGCGTTTGTCGAAGCTGCTCGCTCGCCCGGAGGGCAGCTTCAAGGCGTGCGGCCGCCCGATCGGCTTCGCGGACCAGGTTTTCCAGAAGTCCCAGCTTGCTGGTGATCCTTCCTTCGATGTCCCGGGCGAGTTCGTGCATTCGGACTTCCCAATCGGTGACAGTGGAAGGATGGGGCATGTGGCCAGGCTCATGCATTTGGCCGGTGAGATCACTCCGCTGTGTTTCATCGCGAAGAGAGGGAGGGACTTGACGACCGCCGCGACGCTGCATCCGGATGAGGGAAAACCAGATGAAGACGATCGCCAATGCCAACACGATCCACGACAGGGTGCTGTTGTCCAGGGCAATGGGTATTTGAAGCAAAGGCCCCATAATTCCCCTCCCATCAACCACCTTTGCAGGAATGCTCGTCTGCCATCTGTTGTGCACCCTGGTGGCGGAATGCTTCTTCTGCGGCCTCGTAAACTTCCCTCAGGGGGACCTGATGCCGTCGTGCGATCTCGCGGCAGGCTTCAAACTCCGGCGAGAACTCCTGAACGCCATCCGGCAAGACGCGGACCTTACCTCGGATCTCCCCCCAACGTGTCTGCACGCTTGCCACCTGCCGTGGGAGCACGTGGCGTTCGACCGGCCAGAACCGTACCCCCAGCGTGGTCGTTTCCCGGAATAAAAGCGATTCCACGGCGGGCACAAGTTCCTCATTGCAGAGAACGGTGAGTTGCACTCCCGGACGGTTCTTCTTCATCTGGATCGGGGTAGTGAAAAGATCGAGAACTCCAAGCTCCCATAGCTTCTCCAGAGTGTAACCGAGGACCTCTGCGGAAAGATCATCGTAGTTTGTTTGCACGACCCAGATGCGGTCCCGCAGAACTGACGGCGAAGTTGCCTTCGCACAGGCGAGTTCCCCCACAAAAAGGCGGAGGACATTCGGGCGGTGAGGAATGTCGCGAGATCCGGCCCCATACCCGATGCACTGGATTTCCATGGCGGGCAAGGGCCCGAACTCCCGTGCAAACGTCGTAATCAGGGCCGCGCCGGTGGGAGTCGTCATTTCCATTTGCACGTCGCAGGGAAGAAGCGGAACACCTCGCAACAATTCCGCCGTCGCCGGAGCAGGTACGCTCACCTCGCCATGGGCGATGCGGACTGTCCCGCCCCCGGTAGGAATGGCCGATGCGTAAACGGCCTCAATTCCCAAATAGCTGAGCCCGAACACGCTGCCCACAATATCGACAATCGAGTCAGCGGCGCCTACTTCGTGAAAATGCACTTTTTCCAGCGGCACTCCATGAACGCGGGCCTCCGCTTCGCCCAATCGGGTGAAAACCTTGACGGCTTGTTCCTTCACCGTGTCAGAGAGTGAGGATCGCTCAATCATTTCCACAATGTGGTGGAGGTGCCGATGATGGTGCTCGTGCGGAGTGTGGACGACAACCTGGGTCGCCCGAAAACCATTCTTTCGTACTTCCCTAGTTTCTAGACGGCAGTTGGTCAGCCCCAGCGAATCGACGACCTGCTGGATGGCGTCGATGGGCACACCCGCGTCCACCAGCGCACCAAGGACCATGTCGCCACTAATCCCACTGAAGCAGTCGAAGTAAGCAGTTTTCATCGGAGTGCACATCGAAAATGAGTCTACCCGCTGCTGATCGGCAGCGCACAAGAGGTGGACAACTCGTTTTCCTGGAGAATGGTTGACCGTTGGAACCGGTTGTAATCTTCTGCTGATTCTAAACGACCCCTGGGGCGAAACAAGCCCAAGCGTAGTTGACTCATCCCCACTCGTTCCCAATTTGCCATGGCATGCCATGGGTACAGTCCGCCTTCCGGTTTTTTCGCAGGGACGTGCCTGTCACGTCCGATGAACACCGATTGACGCCCCATTCTTTTGTCCCGGGCACGACAAGCGTGCCCCTCCGAGGGATTTCTCGGAGAAGCCTGCTTGGCAGGTCCGATCAACGGCGGTCGATGAGTCATAGGATTTTGCCAAAATGGGGATGACCTGGCCCTGGCACGTGTTGAGGACGGTGAGTTCGCGGCTTGATCGGCCTGGCAGCGGCGTCAATAATGAGGCAAATGGCTGTTGTGGAGCGGTTAATTACTGTGCTGGCGCAACAGGGATTGCGGCACGCGGTTGCTAGGATGCGGTCCGTTTTCACTCATTGAAGCGTCTCTGGGGAATGCCTACGACGGAGGCCCCGACATGAGTCTCTCCCGCAGGATTCTTCCGATCTTGATGCCGGTTGTCGTTCTGGCTTTTGTGGGTTGCCAGGCTTCGAGGAATGAGAACCCGGCGAAAGGCGAGGCCCAGCAATCGTCCGCGGAAGTGAAGCAAACGGCCGTGAAACTGCCCGACCTGGTGGTCGAGGTGGGCGACGAAAAGGATCTCGACGCGATTCTCAAGGAAAACAAAGGAAAAGTCGTGCTGGTCGATTTCTGGGGGACGTGGTGCATGCCGTGCATGGAACTGTTGCCCCATACCCTGGAGCTTGCCGAAAAATATGGCTCCCAGGGACTGGTGGTGGTGACTGTGGCGATCGAGGATATCAATGATCCGCGGAAGGTCGATGAAGTTAGAGGCGTGCTCATCAAACACGGGGCAACGGGCCAGGTACGGGCATTGGTCAGCCGATACGGAATTGGCGAAGAAGCATTCACGAAATTTAACATCGCCAGTGGCGCTCTCCCTCATCTGAAATTGTTCGGCCGGGATGGCACGCTGGCAGTGACCTTCGGATTGGAGGCTGAAAAGCCGGATCCCGAACGGATCGAAGCAGAAGTTCAACGGCTTCTCAAAGAGACGGCGGTTTCCCAGAGCCAGAGCACGGATGGGCCAGAGCTGGTCATCCCAGAAGCCAACTCTTGAGGGGTGTCCCGAGTGCGGAGTCCTTCCCGAGATAGTTTCGGCAAGCTGTAGCGCGTTCCTGGTTTAAGGAAAGTTGCCCGCGACGATGAACGTCGATACCGGTCCTTTAACCGTTCCGAAGTTCTCCGCTCTGAAGCGCGCCGGCCGAAAAATCGCCATGGTAACGGCGTACGATTTTCCGTCGGCTGCGCTGGCCGACCTGGCCGGTGTGGATGGGATTCTCGTGGGCGACAGTGTGGGGATGGTGGTCCAGGGGAAAAGCACTACTTTGCCCGTCACACTTGACCAGATGATTTACCATGCGGAGATGGTATGCCGGGCGGTGCGCCGTGCGCTGGTGGTGGTGGACATGCCGTTTATGAGCTATCAGACGGGAGTGCGGGACGCTCTTATCAACGCAGGGCGGATTCTCAAGGAAACCGGCGCGCAGGCGGTGAAACTGGAAGGGGGGCGGGAACAGGCAGAGTTAATTGCGGCACTGGTTCAGGCGGGGATCCCGGTACTGGCCCATTTGGGGCTTCGGCCGCAGGCCGTTCGGGCTGTGGGCGGATACCGCGTGGAAAGGGATCGAGAACGTTTGCTCGCCGACGCGGAGGCTGTCGAACGGGCGGGAGCTTTTGCGGTCATCCTCGAATGTATCCCGGTAGATATCGCCGCTGAAATCACCGCCAGTGTCGAGATTCCCACGATCGGTATCGGTGCGGGACCCCGGTGTGACGGTCAAATTCTCGTCTTCCATGACCTGCTGGGCTACGCCGCAGGCGGACGCAAGCCCAAGCACGCTAAACAGTATGCCAATTTGGGGGAGATCATCAACCAAGCGCTTCGGCAGTACATTCAAGAGGTCCAGGAAGGTAAGTTTCCCGGACCGGAGCACAGTTTCTCGTGAAATCGAGCGGGGCCGTATCGCACGATTCGTCGCTATTCAGATCTGCAACGATGCGATTCAGGCAGCAGGGCGCCGCTGGGCCAAATACGGGTTGTAGGCCGGATCATTGTACATCTTGAATTGGCGATAGATCTTCATCACGCGTTTGCCGGAGAAGAGGTCGGCTAGCAGATCCGCCAGTGCCGTGCTGAGGTCTTCGTGCTGCTGGTGCAGGATGCTCAACTTGGCCCTGGCCCGTTCCCGATGCTCCTCGTCCACGTCGGTTCGCTGCGTTTGCTCCTCCATATGATAGATGCGAAGCGCAAGAATCGATAACCGATCAATGGCCGCACCCGGCGTCTCCGTGTTCAATTTGGCCCGAGGAAGAGGACGCACTCCCCAAGCGGCAAGGTTGTTGAGAATGTATTCGTCAAGACGCTCAATCCAGTCGTTGCGTTCCTGGTTCAGCCGATCGATTCGTCGCTTCACGGCGGCAATTTCGTGATCGCTGGCGGTGGGATCGCGGGCTTTGTCCTCCTCGTGCCACAAAAGAAAATTCCTCTGGTGCTGTTCGCAAACCAGATTGAGGAAGCCCCGGTAGGGGTTGTCAATCGGAGCGTGGTGCCATCTTTCGGTGCACTCTCGATGCAGATCGGTGATTGCGAACACATCGATCATGGCGGTCTTTCTCGCTCGCCGAATGGAATCTGGTCCAGGTTTTTGCTGGGGTTGACTTGTTTCGAAATCGACCAGATAACCGCCCGACGGCTGCTTTGCAGAAACCACTGGCAACCTCCCTTTTAAGAGTGGCACTCGGAAGCACCTTGTCGAGCTCAACAGGCTCGTGGTCGAGTGCCCACTTTCATATGCTCCGTCTCATCCTGTGCAAACTCTACACCGAAGTGACTCGGTGCTCACAAGACGTGAAGGGGAGTTTAGCAGTATGCGGAGGCTGTGCTCAAGGGCAAAAACAATCCCCCACCGAGTAACGCGCTGCGCCACGGACACGCGCCACGCGTCGAGAGCCGAAAAACTGAAAACTGCTCTTGGCCGATGATTACCATTTTCGTATCATGGGCACGCTTGGGAGTCTCGGCACCTCTTCGGTACATCCGGCTGGAAAACTGGCGGGACAACGAAGGCACAGGACATTTATCGCGGGTCGGGGTTCAGGGA
This is a stretch of genomic DNA from Thermogutta terrifontis. It encodes these proteins:
- a CDS encoding sulfatase, whose amino-acid sequence is MKNFLRAAGPLLAVLTLALAGVRHGGEGTFASETANKPSGKYNVLMIAVDDLRPEAGCYGVPIIKTPHIDALASQGLLFNRAYCQQAVCSPSRTSLLLGRRPDTTRVYDLQTHFRKTLPDVITLPQHFKNHGYHTQGLSKIYHGGLDDPASWSVPHWSPSKPMYGKPETLADLDRRREEMRKKAGPATRVLEKDPKTGIPLRLSAPQYRVYGPAWEDPDVPDDALPDGETTNRAIELLQELKDRRFFLAVGYLKPHLPFVAPKKYYDLYRKEDIPLAANPFPPKDCPPIALTNWGELRAYQGIPAAGPLPDSMARDLVHGYYAATSYVDAQIGRLLAEVDRLGLRDSTIVVLWGDHGWHLGDHGLWCKHTNFETATRSLLIFRVPGQPHPGAKTDALVEFVDIYPTLCELCGLPIPEGLEGTSLVPLFENPQRPWQKAAFSQYPRGKVMGYSMRTDRYRYTEWRPSGGGEPVAVELYDHTTDPLENVNLAGRPEYKDLVAQLHQQLEAGWKAAKPDSEAASFPKISK
- a CDS encoding DUF1559 domain-containing protein yields the protein MRIGGCSHRQAFTLVELLVVIAIIGILIALLLPAVQAAREAARRSQCSNNLKQIGLAIHNFHDVNKVFPVGQPDDDNDNYAWGAYILPFIEQKQMYDTLVSGGAALVYIPGGDNRLVHGAIREIPGVSPALPTGHPVQNTDSYNWWCQVRNNHGNPNNQRGVAAKTILPAFLCPSDVLPKEDNDGYGKSNYCCCLGSDEPWSSYFIANGATSWSRPSGATEQNGMFRLAQTNNFHYVMTFADITDGSSNVIAVGEVSETANVTRTMIDRVFPLWAGGNNNWQGQWRISSWARLVGPFAYLNNKEVNNIINSLSPSDYSFGSKHPGGANFLFGDGSVKFISETINTTLYARLGDIRDGNPVQVP
- a CDS encoding CPBP family intramembrane glutamic endopeptidase: MEAAAESGVKRWALALVLLFLMVTPTVSAVGYFVLAEELPSWIQQALYAAAKLVMLLPAAWLVCVDRISLRVPGPRRIEVFAGLGFGIAVAAGMGLLYVFLFRPMGVFSEATAAIKNKIIGFGIDTPSRFLAFAAVISVAHSFLEEYYWRGFVFEKLRLFLSAEMSGLLSSVAFTGHHVIILGKYFGWGSVYQILFSAGVAIGGIVWCVMFHRWRTLYAPWISHACIDAAIFAIGYDLCRQIF
- a CDS encoding B12-binding domain-containing radical SAM protein; this translates as MELPKRAKNDRFTLPGKYRELERSVRERAVKEDIPTLIVYAFDRRTSIGPFVMVQDIMIPGAPRALASAMYAAGFRKIRVVMQQWNPNIRPSQARIDGEVPQLLLVSSMQIHSARAYDLIRDAWTLGDQRPLIIAGGAKAIYEPWDFFGLSNDGTVGADVVCTGEEYVLLELLDRILENKLPGEHIRSAFERVREEGLLNDIHGLVFRPDPPRGHPEYLIDTGVQRLVQNLDELPLPFDALGLFEPPHKKTTLSPEPLPAEKLGKYAKVLAVVTTHGCKFHCPYCPIPAYNQDTFRFRSPERLVEEFTGIYKRSGIRFFFGTDDNFFNNRQTVEEIFSVMAKAEIDRKPLGDSIIFATEATEFDVHKNLDLIPLARKAGLRSIWFGIEDLTADLVKKGQSPEKTITVFRELIKHGIAPMPMMMHHDNQPLWTWRSLRGLINQVGFLRKVGAITCQITLLTPSVGSKGYEKPYQDGIVLKRVAGQPVEDYHYDGNRAIATAHSSPLQRQLNMLAGYIAFYNPLNLLRALPRFDPLWAERVFTQIHGMIGVVKSVWNARHWLYQLAVGPLEYHDAPPGPKYPLITPTRATQPLPVPVLQG
- a CDS encoding FAD:protein FMN transferase; protein product: MTIESNRRDFLRRLTRGQLSDAVEPTAAPADAETPNPQTAGARPTVPRRGTYKLQLGRRAMASEFQVIFNLGQYENAVEVGLTALDLLEPLEDMMSFFRPQGELGRINAEAFQREVEVSAELWELLVYCRQLWEATDGAFDITAAPLWQVWGFARREGRLPSDSEIREARELCGWRWVELDARRQTIRFHKPGVALNLGSVGKGYALDRLAKVIIEAGIGDFALHGGLSSVFAVGDSWELSPAEGTEGPQGWPIGLSDPLHPGRRVGRVWLKAQGLGTSGTALQFFWHKGKRFGHILDPRTGYPADEVLSVTVLAPTAAEADALATAFFILGPNDARRFCQQRGNVAGIFLLNTPAGIPQVEIVGDPQPALEFGERGGDVP
- the larC gene encoding nickel pincer cofactor biosynthesis protein LarC, whose translation is MCTPMKTAYFDCFSGISGDMVLGALVDAGVPIDAIQQVVDSLGLTNCRLETREVRKNGFRATQVVVHTPHEHHHRHLHHIVEMIERSSLSDTVKEQAVKVFTRLGEAEARVHGVPLEKVHFHEVGAADSIVDIVGSVFGLSYLGIEAVYASAIPTGGGTVRIAHGEVSVPAPATAELLRGVPLLPCDVQMEMTTPTGAALITTFAREFGPLPAMEIQCIGYGAGSRDIPHRPNVLRLFVGELACAKATSPSVLRDRIWVVQTNYDDLSAEVLGYTLEKLWELGVLDLFTTPIQMKKNRPGVQLTVLCNEELVPAVESLLFRETTTLGVRFWPVERHVLPRQVASVQTRWGEIRGKVRVLPDGVQEFSPEFEACREIARRHQVPLREVYEAAEEAFRHQGAQQMADEHSCKGG
- a CDS encoding TlpA family protein disulfide reductase; this translates as MSLSRRILPILMPVVVLAFVGCQASRNENPAKGEAQQSSAEVKQTAVKLPDLVVEVGDEKDLDAILKENKGKVVLVDFWGTWCMPCMELLPHTLELAEKYGSQGLVVVTVAIEDINDPRKVDEVRGVLIKHGATGQVRALVSRYGIGEEAFTKFNIASGALPHLKLFGRDGTLAVTFGLEAEKPDPERIEAEVQRLLKETAVSQSQSTDGPELVIPEANS
- the panB gene encoding 3-methyl-2-oxobutanoate hydroxymethyltransferase → MNVDTGPLTVPKFSALKRAGRKIAMVTAYDFPSAALADLAGVDGILVGDSVGMVVQGKSTTLPVTLDQMIYHAEMVCRAVRRALVVVDMPFMSYQTGVRDALINAGRILKETGAQAVKLEGGREQAELIAALVQAGIPVLAHLGLRPQAVRAVGGYRVERDRERLLADAEAVERAGAFAVILECIPVDIAAEITASVEIPTIGIGAGPRCDGQILVFHDLLGYAAGGRKPKHAKQYANLGEIINQALRQYIQEVQEGKFPGPEHSFS